Proteins from a single region of Desulfolutivibrio sulfoxidireducens:
- a CDS encoding glycosyltransferase produces the protein MRPVLLIAFKFPPYAGVGAFRWSKFAKYLARLGHTMHVVTVEWQNIGLDTLREDVEHQNIRIHRIASGFPHNEMHSREPGPEAQFKREQAHALLKTVSFDNEAVLWGRHLLPYCKKLINAHNIEVVVATGPPFHCNVWAARLKTLCPRIRLIQDFRDTWLRMPGRSYKKRELGQLALWLREAVDAADLVPVVSPTMMDMMREDAPSSNYAVIRNAFDPEIARQAMRQGEKRTRGPVTFCYLGSLGSGRLAVIAKLLDAMRLLGARVNGPALRIFSGNAEMLLHLYPDLVKSGQLEVHAPVAPVEALGHAYRADFGVTVRTDEFKQSLQTKMYDYIGVNTPCLSIGTESDEIRLLREYDCGISTPPDPMYLAVLLRKLASRDYSFSFANVRELGVDYVAGQLSDIIEHI, from the coding sequence ATGCGACCGGTGCTGCTTATCGCCTTCAAATTTCCTCCCTACGCCGGAGTCGGCGCCTTCAGGTGGAGCAAGTTCGCCAAGTATCTGGCGCGGCTTGGCCACACCATGCATGTGGTGACGGTCGAGTGGCAAAATATCGGTCTCGACACGCTACGCGAGGACGTCGAGCACCAGAATATCCGGATCCACCGGATCGCCTCGGGGTTCCCCCACAACGAAATGCACAGCCGGGAGCCGGGTCCCGAGGCCCAGTTCAAGCGGGAACAGGCCCACGCGCTTCTCAAAACGGTGTCCTTTGACAACGAGGCGGTCTTGTGGGGGCGGCACCTGCTGCCATACTGCAAAAAATTGATCAACGCCCACAATATCGAGGTCGTCGTCGCCACCGGCCCGCCGTTTCACTGCAACGTGTGGGCGGCCAGACTAAAAACACTGTGCCCCAGGATCAGGCTGATCCAGGATTTCCGGGACACGTGGCTGCGCATGCCCGGCCGGAGCTACAAGAAGCGCGAACTGGGTCAGCTCGCACTCTGGTTGCGGGAGGCCGTGGACGCCGCCGACCTCGTGCCCGTCGTCTCCCCGACAATGATGGACATGATGCGGGAGGATGCGCCTTCGTCCAATTACGCCGTGATTCGCAATGCCTTTGATCCGGAAATCGCGCGGCAGGCAATGCGCCAGGGAGAGAAAAGGACACGCGGGCCGGTGACGTTTTGCTACCTGGGCAGCCTGGGCAGCGGACGTTTGGCGGTCATCGCCAAGCTCCTTGACGCCATGCGCTTGCTCGGCGCCCGCGTGAACGGGCCCGCGCTTCGCATCTTCAGCGGCAACGCCGAGATGTTGCTCCATCTCTATCCCGATCTTGTAAAAAGCGGCCAACTCGAGGTACATGCCCCCGTAGCCCCGGTAGAGGCCTTGGGGCACGCCTACCGCGCCGATTTCGGGGTCACGGTCCGCACGGACGAGTTCAAACAATCGCTCCAGACAAAAATGTATGATTATATAGGGGTCAATACACCGTGCCTGTCCATCGGCACGGAAAGCGATGAAATACGGTTGCTGCGCGAGTATGACTGCGGCATAAGCACCCCGCCGGATCCGATGTATCTGGCGGTCTTGTTGCGCAAGCTCGCCTCCCGCGACTATTCCTTCTCGTTTGCGAATGTCCGGGAACTCGGAGTCGATTACGTCGCTGGGCAGCTTTCCGACATCATTGAACATATCTAG
- a CDS encoding glycosyltransferase family 2 protein: MSSVERAQALALLRSNLDRVGWADRFAVYADELEWVRTRPTGSIPSASIVVISWIVDDQAFRVIEETLRMGGEAFELIFVDNGSATGDSAAIAPLCHTCVRLARNTGAYFARNLASVFATAPLLIFLDDDAVPAKGFVAAHLEEHGKYEAIMVRGACLPKTSSPLNANARHYYLGDAAFPRYSDLEGNTSLAAEPFFAVGGWDDLIRFGHGGIDLTYRLLRRYPQPQRFLYSPRPVIRHDYVDSERLLGLKRRKQFLAWRYLQSKFDDIDAFLDQWTNGWSGLPVVARGEARELVSVSLSPRLQAGDSPAAPRTPPSKRDSLRNLARHYEAKGDLERAEHYRRLAETEAVLAEAEPDTPAAVPASMAVRNLTDRQVLALADLLASGAYDQVLAARDGRHPFLSSLLTASCLRKGDLARAKSLLDVLPVTDETRLKRKALELLPRLAEPLKGEPRVHLVILCYNREKELLRSFENLARTDYRNYAVFVADNGSSDLTWERLREAVRLFPSHIPVHVERFPTNIGRPAGHNWLLTKYDHTAARYIAIGDDDLVDVPPNWLRDMLKTAELFPNAAAVGAKALDPGLPPVVHAGVRNITTFSDCDLEISNSDQQIDYGQFDFIDKVDHVIGCLQVYDRAMLFEEAGLFDIRFSPCQFVDVDHHLRIRTLGRDIIFNGFIRFAHLRAMGRKAATDRALSGNSVGNMLKIIAKYDYKEINKMIAGWRTARDQWLDHPE, encoded by the coding sequence ATGTCCTCAGTCGAAAGAGCTCAAGCCCTGGCCTTGCTGCGATCAAACCTCGACCGTGTCGGCTGGGCCGACCGATTCGCGGTCTACGCCGACGAACTGGAATGGGTGCGCACGCGTCCCACAGGGAGTATCCCGAGCGCCAGCATCGTGGTCATCTCCTGGATTGTCGACGACCAGGCGTTTCGGGTCATCGAGGAAACATTGCGCATGGGCGGGGAGGCGTTCGAACTGATCTTTGTGGATAATGGCTCGGCGACGGGAGACAGTGCGGCTATTGCCCCCCTGTGCCATACATGCGTCAGGCTGGCCCGAAACACCGGGGCCTATTTTGCCCGCAATCTTGCCTCGGTGTTCGCGACGGCCCCACTGCTCATTTTCCTGGATGACGACGCCGTTCCAGCCAAGGGTTTCGTCGCGGCTCATCTGGAAGAGCATGGAAAATACGAGGCGATCATGGTCCGCGGCGCTTGCCTGCCCAAGACCTCCTCCCCCCTCAACGCCAACGCCCGGCACTACTACCTGGGCGATGCGGCCTTTCCCCGTTACTCCGACCTCGAGGGCAACACCAGTCTGGCGGCGGAACCGTTTTTCGCCGTTGGAGGCTGGGACGACCTCATACGATTCGGCCATGGGGGAATTGATTTGACCTATCGACTGTTGCGGCGCTATCCCCAGCCGCAGCGATTTCTCTACTCGCCCCGTCCGGTCATCCGGCACGATTATGTCGATAGCGAACGGCTCCTTGGCCTCAAGAGGCGCAAGCAGTTCCTGGCTTGGCGCTACCTGCAAAGCAAATTCGACGACATAGATGCTTTTCTTGATCAATGGACCAACGGATGGAGCGGGCTGCCCGTCGTGGCCAGGGGCGAGGCCCGGGAACTGGTCAGCGTTTCCCTCAGCCCCCGCCTCCAGGCCGGAGACAGTCCGGCCGCCCCGAGGACGCCGCCTTCGAAGCGGGATTCGCTGCGTAATCTCGCCCGGCACTACGAGGCCAAGGGGGACCTCGAGCGGGCCGAACACTACAGGCGCCTGGCCGAGACGGAAGCGGTTTTGGCCGAGGCCGAACCGGACACCCCGGCGGCCGTCCCGGCCTCGATGGCGGTCCGAAATTTGACCGACAGGCAGGTCCTTGCCCTGGCCGATCTGCTCGCCAGCGGCGCCTACGACCAGGTCCTGGCCGCCAGGGACGGCAGACACCCCTTTCTTTCCAGCCTGCTGACCGCCTCCTGCCTGCGGAAAGGGGACCTGGCGAGGGCCAAAAGCCTTCTCGATGTCCTGCCGGTCACCGACGAGACCCGCCTCAAGCGCAAGGCCCTGGAGCTTTTGCCCCGATTGGCGGAGCCGCTCAAGGGGGAGCCGCGCGTCCACCTCGTCATCTTGTGCTATAACCGCGAAAAAGAACTCCTGCGCTCCTTCGAGAACCTGGCCAGGACCGATTACCGCAATTACGCCGTGTTCGTTGCGGACAACGGCTCCTCGGACTTAACCTGGGAGCGGCTGCGGGAAGCCGTGCGTCTTTTTCCAAGCCATATACCCGTCCACGTGGAGCGATTCCCGACGAACATCGGCCGGCCTGCCGGACACAACTGGCTGTTGACCAAATACGACCACACCGCCGCGAGGTACATCGCCATCGGCGATGACGATCTGGTCGACGTGCCGCCCAACTGGTTGCGGGACATGCTCAAGACCGCGGAGCTGTTTCCCAATGCCGCCGCCGTGGGCGCCAAGGCCCTTGATCCCGGTCTGCCGCCGGTTGTGCACGCCGGGGTGCGCAACATCACCACGTTTTCGGATTGCGATCTCGAAATAAGCAACAGCGACCAGCAGATCGACTACGGCCAATTCGATTTCATCGACAAGGTCGATCACGTCATCGGATGCCTGCAGGTTTACGACCGGGCCATGCTCTTCGAGGAGGCCGGGCTGTTCGATATCCGTTTTTCACCTTGTCAATTTGTTGACGTCGACCATCATCTGCGTATCCGCACCCTGGGGCGCGACATCATTTTCAATGGCTTCATCCGGTTCGCGCACCTGCGGGCCATGGGGCGCAAGGCCGCCACGGATCGGGCTTTGTCGGGAAATTCAGTGGGCAATATGCTCAAGATCATCGCAAAATACGACTATAAGGAAATCAACAAGATGATTGCCGGGTGGCGAACGGCCCGGGACCAGTGGTTGGACCATCCGGAATGA
- the secG gene encoding preprotein translocase subunit SecG, protein MTTLIVTIHILICVGLIILVLLQSGKEGMGVIFGGGSQSVFGSSGAGGLLVKLTAVFGAIFLITSLAYNVMSGADRRGASSSVMSGVQMEEPAVPPAGAPEGDAAKAGDKDKAPVKFEETAPPAAAPAPSAGAGETGDKTSAEPEKEKPSGQ, encoded by the coding sequence TTGACAACGCTTATCGTCACCATACATATTCTCATCTGCGTTGGGCTTATCATCCTGGTGCTCCTGCAGTCCGGCAAGGAGGGCATGGGCGTGATCTTCGGCGGCGGCAGCCAGTCCGTTTTCGGCAGCTCCGGCGCCGGGGGCCTTCTGGTGAAGCTGACGGCCGTTTTCGGGGCGATATTCCTGATCACCTCCCTGGCCTACAATGTCATGTCCGGCGCGGACCGGCGCGGGGCCTCCTCGTCGGTGATGTCCGGGGTGCAAATGGAAGAGCCGGCGGTTCCCCCGGCGGGCGCCCCCGAAGGCGACGCGGCCAAGGCTGGAGACAAGGACAAGGCCCCGGTGAAATTCGAGGAGACCGCTCCGCCCGCGGCCGCTCCGGCCCCCTCGGCCGGAGCCGGTGAGACCGGCGATAAAACGTCGGCCGAACCGGAAAAGGAGAAGCCGTCCGGGCAGTAG
- the tpiA gene encoding triose-phosphate isomerase has translation MKKLMAANWKMYKTRDEAEQTARGLVGLVAGRIPADREVLVIPPFTALSVVARELAAIPGFSLGAQNFYPAAQGAFTGEIAPDMLLDLGCAYALAGHSERRHVLGESDAFVGRKVAFGLAAGLRMILCVGEKIEERQAGLVREVVKRQLDAGLSDVVPDVHPETLVVAYEPVWAIGTGLTAGPADVAEAHGFVREMLRARYGEKGNEVRILYGGSVKPENSGEIIGIDNVDGVLVGGASLRAESFAAIALA, from the coding sequence ATGAAAAAGCTCATGGCCGCCAACTGGAAGATGTACAAGACCCGCGACGAGGCCGAACAAACCGCGCGCGGCCTGGTTGGGCTCGTGGCCGGAAGGATTCCGGCCGACCGCGAGGTCCTGGTCATTCCGCCGTTTACCGCCCTGTCCGTCGTGGCCCGGGAACTGGCCGCAATCCCCGGTTTCTCCCTCGGGGCCCAAAACTTCTATCCCGCCGCCCAGGGGGCCTTCACCGGGGAGATCGCCCCGGACATGCTGCTCGATCTGGGATGCGCCTACGCCTTGGCCGGGCATTCCGAGCGTCGCCACGTCCTTGGTGAGTCCGACGCCTTCGTGGGCCGCAAGGTGGCCTTCGGCCTGGCGGCCGGCCTGCGGATGATTTTGTGCGTGGGGGAGAAGATCGAGGAGCGCCAGGCCGGCCTGGTGCGGGAGGTGGTCAAACGCCAGCTTGATGCGGGGCTTTCCGACGTGGTGCCGGACGTTCATCCCGAAACCCTGGTGGTGGCCTACGAACCGGTATGGGCCATCGGCACGGGGTTGACCGCCGGCCCTGCGGATGTCGCTGAGGCCCATGGCTTCGTGCGGGAAATGCTGCGGGCCCGTTACGGGGAGAAAGGCAATGAAGTCCGTATCTTGTATGGGGGGAGCGTCAAGCCGGAAAACAGCGGCGAAATAATCGGCATTGACAACGTGGACGGAGTGCTGGTAGGTGGCGCAAGCCTTCGGGCTGAGAGTTTCGCTGCCATCGCCCTGGCCTAA
- a CDS encoding methyltransferase domain-containing protein → MHFLTFDEYLGQIAASGRAYWKKSASERWEYLAAAMGMAQVYMPESLLEIGSAGLKCSRDSICIDTNRDFPAEVYHDICEVPWPFKDKEFDMVLALQVFEHLKGHQRESFQEVKRVSKSFILSIPYKWKRDPGNCHNNLSESDLYAWTGMHPNCMAIVGHPRRLRLVARYAFE, encoded by the coding sequence ATGCACTTTCTTACGTTCGATGAATACCTCGGGCAGATTGCGGCCAGCGGCCGAGCCTATTGGAAAAAAAGCGCCAGTGAGCGGTGGGAGTATCTCGCCGCGGCCATGGGCATGGCCCAGGTGTATATGCCTGAAAGCCTCCTGGAGATCGGTTCCGCCGGGCTCAAGTGCTCGCGAGACAGCATCTGCATCGATACCAACAGAGACTTTCCAGCGGAAGTCTATCACGATATTTGTGAAGTTCCTTGGCCTTTCAAAGACAAGGAATTCGACATGGTTCTCGCGTTACAAGTTTTTGAACATCTTAAGGGGCATCAACGGGAATCCTTTCAGGAAGTAAAGCGCGTCTCGAAAAGTTTCATCTTGAGTATTCCCTACAAGTGGAAAAGGGATCCTGGAAACTGCCATAACAATCTTTCAGAATCCGATCTGTATGCCTGGACCGGAATGCATCCGAACTGCATGGCGATAGTCGGCCACCCCAGGCGGCTACGCCTTGTCGCCCGCTATGCCTTTGAGTGA
- the wecB gene encoding non-hydrolyzing UDP-N-acetylglucosamine 2-epimerase has product MQKIIFVGGARPNFMKLAPILREIRRGFAQTIHPILVHTGQHYDQAMSGNFFKDLELPEPDYNLGVGSGSHATQTAAIMRGFEPVCLAEKPDMVAVVGDVNSTAACALTAAKLQVAVAHVEAGLRSGDRRMPEEINRIVTDALADVCFVTEESGIDNLLREGKHPEHLHLVGNLMIDSLVHQLRLLPPDTARHEGPYAVVTLHRPSNVDHAERLEAIVNALVALARTLPVIFPVHPRTSARLAEFGLRDALASSKVRCLPPMGYAEFLALWKDASLVLTDSGGIQEETTFLGVPCLTLRENTERPITLSMGTNRLVPGGTRSILEAAQQSLSQRGDVVRRPPLWDGRAAERIVRHLCASGTIADSVPARS; this is encoded by the coding sequence ATGCAAAAAATCATATTCGTTGGCGGGGCGCGTCCCAACTTCATGAAACTCGCCCCCATTCTCCGGGAGATACGCAGAGGGTTCGCTCAGACCATTCATCCGATCCTTGTGCATACCGGGCAGCACTATGACCAGGCCATGTCCGGGAATTTCTTCAAGGATCTGGAGCTTCCCGAACCGGATTACAACCTCGGCGTCGGCTCGGGGAGCCATGCGACGCAAACCGCCGCGATCATGCGGGGTTTCGAGCCGGTGTGCCTGGCCGAGAAGCCGGACATGGTGGCGGTCGTGGGCGATGTCAATTCCACTGCGGCCTGCGCCCTGACAGCGGCAAAGTTGCAGGTGGCCGTGGCTCACGTTGAGGCCGGACTGCGGAGCGGCGACCGCCGCATGCCCGAGGAAATCAACCGCATCGTGACCGACGCCCTGGCGGATGTCTGTTTCGTGACCGAGGAAAGCGGCATCGACAATCTGCTTCGGGAAGGCAAGCACCCGGAGCATCTGCACCTGGTGGGCAATTTGATGATCGATTCTCTTGTGCACCAATTACGTCTCCTGCCCCCTGACACGGCTCGGCACGAAGGCCCATACGCCGTTGTGACCCTGCATCGCCCGAGCAATGTGGACCACGCCGAACGCCTGGAGGCGATAGTGAATGCCCTTGTCGCTCTGGCGCGGACACTGCCGGTCATCTTTCCGGTGCATCCGCGCACCAGTGCCAGATTGGCGGAGTTCGGCCTGCGCGATGCCCTGGCCTCCAGCAAGGTCCGCTGTCTGCCCCCCATGGGATATGCCGAATTTCTAGCCCTCTGGAAGGACGCCTCCCTGGTGTTGACGGACAGCGGCGGCATTCAAGAGGAAACCACCTTCCTGGGCGTGCCGTGCCTGACGCTCAGGGAGAACACCGAGCGCCCGATCACCCTGTCCATGGGCACAAACCGCCTGGTGCCGGGTGGCACGCGAAGTATCCTAGAAGCGGCCCAACAGTCCCTGTCGCAACGCGGAGACGTGGTGCGCCGGCCGCCCCTCTGGGATGGACGGGCGGCGGAACGAATCGTCAGGCATCTGTGCGCATCCGGGACAATCGCGGATAGCGTTCCGGCGCGTTCGTAG
- a CDS encoding glycosyltransferase family protein, translating to MNFSAMLKDVDAAIANGRLERAASLLRELLRAAPEDLALLERLARIAHLQRDERKTEAIRARIQRLKRQLASSAGDIRTRPLRVLFVQRSPCIRNYKMAQALGARGHTIVLAYTTELLSERYPGLSDDVYAQSVRIQGNQDLWRLSAGFDLVHCHNEPDVLSVAALAGDAPVIHDTHDLISLRDHTDPNVAFFEGIANRGAHGRIYTTPYQRREAELLYDVQGPSLVFYNYASAQDLPQRFHPKLSAQDGGLHFVYEGGISLSRHRDFNSIFIEIAARGAHVHIYPARFNEDLEVFFSRNPRIHYNRPVSPTRIMEEMTRFDIGIIPWNLEKGNKRFLDSTIANKLFEYLAAGLPVATANIQSYVEYFAANPVGVTFDTVEQLFAQGLPELSRMAKEVDFSKQVYTFEGEIDRVEEFYRMVLAKAGEGQPGRSSRG from the coding sequence ATGAATTTCTCCGCTATGCTCAAGGATGTCGATGCCGCCATCGCCAATGGCCGGTTGGAGCGGGCGGCCTCCCTGCTGCGGGAATTGCTGCGGGCCGCCCCGGAAGATCTCGCCCTGCTGGAACGGTTGGCCCGAATCGCGCATCTCCAGCGGGATGAGCGGAAAACGGAAGCCATCCGGGCCCGCATCCAGCGACTCAAGCGACAGCTTGCCTCGAGCGCCGGGGACATCCGCACCCGCCCGTTGCGCGTCCTCTTTGTGCAACGCAGCCCCTGCATACGGAATTATAAAATGGCCCAGGCCCTTGGGGCACGCGGCCACACCATCGTGCTGGCCTACACCACGGAATTGCTGAGCGAGCGGTATCCGGGACTGAGCGATGACGTCTATGCGCAGTCCGTCAGGATTCAGGGCAACCAGGACCTGTGGCGGCTGTCGGCGGGTTTTGACCTGGTGCATTGCCACAACGAGCCGGATGTCCTGAGCGTCGCCGCCCTGGCCGGCGATGCGCCGGTCATCCATGACACGCATGATCTTATTTCCCTACGCGACCACACCGACCCAAACGTGGCCTTCTTCGAGGGTATAGCCAATCGCGGCGCGCATGGCCGCATCTACACCACCCCCTACCAGCGTCGGGAGGCGGAGCTTTTGTACGATGTCCAGGGTCCTTCCCTGGTTTTTTATAACTACGCATCCGCCCAGGACCTGCCCCAGCGCTTCCACCCAAAGCTGTCGGCCCAAGACGGCGGACTGCATTTTGTCTATGAGGGAGGCATCTCTCTTTCACGGCATCGAGACTTCAACTCCATCTTTATCGAAATCGCCGCGCGCGGAGCGCATGTCCACATTTATCCGGCCCGTTTCAACGAGGACCTGGAGGTCTTCTTCAGCCGGAATCCGAGAATACATTACAACCGCCCTGTCTCGCCGACCCGCATTATGGAAGAGATGACCCGCTTTGACATCGGCATCATTCCCTGGAATCTCGAGAAGGGAAACAAGCGTTTTCTGGATTCCACCATCGCCAACAAGCTTTTCGAGTACCTGGCCGCGGGGCTGCCCGTGGCCACGGCCAACATTCAATCCTACGTCGAGTATTTCGCCGCCAACCCGGTCGGCGTCACCTTCGACACTGTGGAGCAACTCTTCGCACAGGGGTTGCCGGAGCTGTCGCGCATGGCCAAAGAGGTGGATTTTTCCAAGCAGGTCTACACCTTCGAGGGAGAAATCGACCGCGTGGAGGAATTCTACCGCATGGTTCTGGCCAAGGCGGGAGAAGGCCAGCCCGGACGGTCGTCGCGGGGTTGA
- the wecB gene encoding non-hydrolyzing UDP-N-acetylglucosamine 2-epimerase, translated as MKIVSLVGARPQFVKEALVGQAARESGAWDHVLVHSGQHYDPDMSDVFFKEFGMPRPQHHLGVGSGSHGAMTAAVLAAMEEVLLAERPQALMVYGDTNTTLAGALAAAKLRIPIIHIEAGIRQKPRDMPEEINRVLTDHLASRLLCCSSLGARNLAAENIRQGVHVAGDIMLDVFLRLRPRFAPAAASAARGVVPGGYFVATLHRDFNVDRPEPLSAILTGLSRLSASTGMPVLLCLHPRTRQRMERFDLIRAADGLVLLPPVGYIELMSLVCASAAVLTDSGGLQKEAYYAGRRAVVLMPDTGWRELIECGFNLLCPPEADRVVAAGQAVLAPVAPPPAVYGCGETAAAIVTVAQELLSSCS; from the coding sequence ATGAAAATCGTTTCCCTCGTGGGCGCCAGGCCGCAGTTCGTCAAAGAGGCCCTGGTCGGCCAGGCGGCCCGGGAATCGGGCGCGTGGGACCATGTGCTGGTCCATTCGGGCCAGCACTATGATCCGGACATGTCCGACGTGTTCTTTAAGGAATTCGGCATGCCGCGTCCCCAGCACCACCTGGGCGTGGGTTCGGGTTCCCATGGGGCCATGACCGCGGCGGTCCTGGCCGCCATGGAAGAGGTGCTCCTGGCGGAGCGCCCCCAGGCCCTCATGGTCTACGGCGACACCAACACCACCCTGGCCGGGGCCTTGGCCGCCGCGAAGCTGCGCATCCCCATCATCCATATCGAGGCGGGAATCCGCCAAAAGCCTCGGGACATGCCCGAGGAGATCAACCGGGTGCTCACCGATCACCTGGCCTCCCGGCTTTTGTGCTGCTCGTCCCTGGGCGCGCGAAACCTGGCCGCCGAGAACATTCGGCAGGGAGTGCACGTGGCCGGGGACATCATGCTCGACGTCTTCCTGCGACTGCGTCCGCGATTTGCGCCGGCTGCCGCCAGCGCGGCCAGGGGCGTGGTCCCCGGGGGCTATTTCGTGGCCACCCTGCACCGGGATTTCAACGTGGACCGCCCCGAACCCCTGTCCGCCATCCTCACCGGCCTGTCCCGTCTATCGGCATCCACGGGGATGCCGGTCCTGCTGTGCCTGCACCCCCGCACGCGCCAGCGGATGGAGCGGTTCGATCTCATTAGGGCGGCGGACGGTCTGGTCCTGCTTCCTCCTGTGGGATATATCGAGCTCATGTCCCTGGTGTGCGCCAGCGCCGCCGTCCTTACCGACAGCGGCGGTCTCCAGAAGGAGGCCTATTATGCCGGACGCCGGGCCGTCGTGCTCATGCCGGACACGGGCTGGCGCGAGTTGATCGAGTGCGGCTTCAACCTGTTGTGCCCGCCCGAGGCTGATCGCGTGGTCGCGGCTGGACAGGCCGTCCTTGCCCCGGTCGCGCCGCCGCCGGCGGTATACGGCTGCGGAGAAACCGCCGCCGCCATCGTCACCGTGGCGCAAGAGCTTTTGTCGTCATGTTCTTGA